In Leclercia sp. LSNIH1, the genomic stretch TGGAGCTGTTCGACCGCCGTCTGCCGGAGCTGATGGAGCTGGTGGGTGAAGATGACATTCTGATCCTGACCGCCGACCACGGCTGCGACCCAACCTGGACCGGTACCGACCACACCCGCGAGCACATTCCGGTGCTGGTCTACGGTCCGAAAGTGAAACCAGGCTCTCTGGGCCATCGTGAAACTTTCGCGGATATCGGCCAGACGATTGCAAAATACTTTGGTACGTCTGACATGGAATATGGCAAAGCCATGTTCTGATGACGCTGCCCGGCGGCGCGTGGCTTGCCGGGCCTACGTTTTTTGTAGGCCGGGTAAGGCGCAGCCGCCGCCCGGCAAAACAACATACTAATAAGGGAACTGAAGATGGCAACTCCTCACATTAATGCAGAGATGGGTGATTTCGCTGACGTCGTATTGATGCCGGGCGACCCGCTGCGCGCGAAGCACATCGCCGAAACCTTCCTCGAAGATGTGCGTGAAGTGAACAACGTTCGCGGCATGCTGGGCTTCACCGGTACCTACAAAGGCCGCAAAATTTCCGTTATGGGTCACGGCATGGGTATCCCATCCTGCTCCATCTACACCAAAGAGCTGATCACCGATTTCGGCGTGAAGAAAATCATCCGCGTCGGCTCCTGTGGTGCCGTGCGAATGGACGTTAAGCTGCGTGACATCGTGATCGGCATGGGCGCCTGCACCGACTCCAAAGTTAACCGCATGCGTTTCAAAGATCATGACTTCGCGGCGATTGCCGACTTTGATATGGTGCGTAACGCCGTTGACGCCGCCAAAGCGCTGGGCGTGGACGCGCGCGTGGGTAACATCTTCTCTGCGGACCTCTTCTACGCGCCAGACGGCGGCGAGATGTTCGACGTGATGGAGAAATATGGCATCCTGGGCGTGGAGATGGAAGCGGCGGGTATCTACGGTGTGGCGGCTGAGTTCGGTGCGAAAGCCCTGACCATCTGCACCGTGTCTGACCACATCCGTACTCACGAGCAGACCACTGCCGCTGAGCGTCAGACCACCTTCAACGACATGATCAAGATCGCGCTGGAATCCGTCCTGCTGGGCGATAAAGAGTAAGATTTACTGCGGGGGCGTTCTGCCCCCGTTTTTTTATCTATTCACCTTTCACATCCAACCTCCGCATTTTTCTTTACATTTCATCTGAATATGCTATGAAATTTATTCAAGTATCTATTCATGAAACCATTCACTGATGACAGCGATTAATGATCTGCTGCTACAGGGCCCGCGTGGAGCGCCTGAGCTTCGCCAGCATCTGGGCATCAGCCAGGCGACATTTTCGCGTCTGGTGGCTACCCAGCAACAGGTGATCCAGTTTGGAAAAGCGCGCGCCACGCGCTACGCCCTGCTGCGCCCTGTGCGGGGCATCAGCGTATTTCCTTTCTGGCAAGTGAATGCTGAGGGTCGGGCCATCAAAGGCGGGGAGATTTACCCCACCTGGCCGCAGGGAAGCTGCCTTGTGCTACAGGCTGATGGGCAATGGCAATGGTTTGATAGTCTTCCCTGGTATCTGACCGACCTTCGCCCTCAGGGTTTTTTAGGACGGGCGTGGGGCCGCCGCCTGGCACAGCAATTCTCGCTGCCGGAAGATATTCGTCTCTGGCAGGAAAGCGATGTGCTTTATGCCCTTAGCCAGTTTTCTGGTGAGCATTCCGGCGGTTGGCTGGTGGGTGAGAAGAACTACCAACGTTGGCTCTGTGCAACCCCTCCGCAGCCCATTACCGACTTTCAAAAAAACCGGGTCTATGCGCAGCTATCCCGGGAGGCGCTGGCAGGGGAGATCGTAGGTTCTTCTGCGGGTGGGGAACAACCCAAGTTCTCCTGCTTTGTCCAAACGGCAACGGGTGACGAGCATATGCTGGTCAAGTTTACTGCGCCACAAAGTAGCGCAGTCTCTGTACGATGGGGCGATCTGCTGTTTGCCGAGG encodes the following:
- the deoD gene encoding purine-nucleoside phosphorylase — its product is MATPHINAEMGDFADVVLMPGDPLRAKHIAETFLEDVREVNNVRGMLGFTGTYKGRKISVMGHGMGIPSCSIYTKELITDFGVKKIIRVGSCGAVRMDVKLRDIVIGMGACTDSKVNRMRFKDHDFAAIADFDMVRNAVDAAKALGVDARVGNIFSADLFYAPDGGEMFDVMEKYGILGVEMEAAGIYGVAAEFGAKALTICTVSDHIRTHEQTTAAERQTTFNDMIKIALESVLLGDKE
- the yjjJ gene encoding type II toxin-antitoxin system HipA family toxin YjjJ, with the translated sequence MTAINDLLLQGPRGAPELRQHLGISQATFSRLVATQQQVIQFGKARATRYALLRPVRGISVFPFWQVNAEGRAIKGGEIYPTWPQGSCLVLQADGQWQWFDSLPWYLTDLRPQGFLGRAWGRRLAQQFSLPEDIRLWQESDVLYALSQFSGEHSGGWLVGEKNYQRWLCATPPQPITDFQKNRVYAQLSREALAGEIVGSSAGGEQPKFSCFVQTATGDEHMLVKFTAPQSSAVSVRWGDLLFAEAIAHSTLTRAGLAASDAIALQGESGQVFLEAKRFDCEGVTGRRAILSLEAVQSEFVTASGAWPHTVEKLVQAGIVEATAAGQVEKIWAFGRLIANSDMHAGNLSFYYSAFPLSLAPVYDMLPMAFAPSSAGMMREEACELRFDSTISRQAWEFALPLAAQFWQQVMDEKRISENFRTIAAGMKTRLSDIAVMVQRMA